The following coding sequences lie in one Desmodus rotundus isolate HL8 chromosome 1, HLdesRot8A.1, whole genome shotgun sequence genomic window:
- the ZKSCAN5 gene encoding zinc finger protein with KRAB and SCAN domains 5 isoform X1 — MIMTESGEVIDLDPPAETSQEQEDLLIVKVEEEDCTWMQEYNPSMFESFYQRFKHFQYHEASGPREALSQLRVLCCEWLRPELHTKEQILELLVLEQFLTILPEELQTWVREHHPENGEEAVAVVENMQRELEEHRQQIVACPEGLSQKMVQPGAMQESFSHQLLSLDPQPEQEPQKPHLEENALSALQVSSLPLKDSQELTASLVSAGSQKLVKIEDVADVAVSFILEEWGHLDQSQKSLYRDGRKENYESITSMDYESRSNNMELIVKQISDEAKSHWMTSGCTERNVSQSQEFGEASDLHSMVERWQVNPSAGKSRRNRSQKGDLGTITDINHKQNTNAERGHKCNDCGKFFLQASNFIQHRRIHTGEKPFKCGECGKSYNQRVHLTQHQRVHTGEKPYKCQVCGKAFRVSSHLVQHHSVHSGEKPYGCTECGKNFGRHSHLIEHLKRHFREKSQRCSDKRSKNTKLNVKKTSEFSEADMELSGRIKKSVSQVQDFGEDKLDRKQGIPMKEILGQPSSKRINFNEVTYVHKKSSTGERPHKCNECGKSFIQSAHLIQHQRIHTGEKPFSCDECGKSYNQRVHLTQHQRVHTGEKPYTCHLCGKAFRVRSHLVQHQSVHSGERPFKCNECGKGFGRRSHLAGHLRLHSREKSHQCHECGEIFFQYVSLIEHQVLHVGQKNEKNGICEEAYSWNLTVIEDKKIELQEQPYKCDICSKVFSYSSDLIQHYRTHTSEKTCKCDICRENGQCSHIKQRQKTYSNMKSHQCSECGRGFTLKSHLNQHQRIHTGEKPFQCKECGIRFSWSCSLFKHMRSHERTDSLNTLSV, encoded by the exons ATGATAATGACAGAATCAGGGGAAGTTATAGACTTGGACCCTCCAGCTGAGACTTCACAAGAGCAAGAAGACCTTCTAATAGTGAAAGTGGAAGAAGAAGACTGCACCTGGATGCAGGAGTACAATCCGTCAATGTTTGAGTCTTTTTACCAGCGCTTCAAGCACTTCCAGTACCATGAGGCATCAGGACCCCGGGAGGCACTCAGCCAGCTCAGGGTGCTCTGCTGTGAGTGGCTGAGGCCTGAGCTGCACACCAAAGAGCAGATCCTAGAGCTGCTGGTTTTGGAGCAGTTTCTGACCATCCTTCCTGAAGAGCTCCAGACCTGGGTGAGAGAACATCACCCGGAAAAtggagaagaggctgtggctgtgGTAGAAAATATGCAGAGAGAACTAGAGGAACACAGACAACAG ATTGTGGCATGCCCTGAAGGCCTTTCTCAGAAGATGGTGCAGCCAGGAGCTATGCAGGAGTCCTTCAGTCACCAGCTCCTGTCTCTGGACCCTCAGCCTGAACAAGAGCCACAGAAGCCTCATCTGGAGGAAAATG CCCTTTCTGCTCTCCaagtttcttcccttcccctgaagGACAGCCAGGAGCTGACAGCCTCACTTGTCTCAGCTGGGTCCCAG AAGTTGGTGAAAATTGAAGATGTGGCTGATGTGGCTGTTTCCTTCATCCTGGAGGAATGGGGACATTTGGACCAGTCCCAGAAATCTCTCTATAGGGATGGCAGGAAGGAGAATTATGAGAGTATTACCTCCATGG ATTATGAGTCCAGGAGTAACAATATGGAACTTATAGTAAAGCAGATTTCTGATGAAGCCAAATCACACTGGATGACATCAGGATGCACTGAAAGAAATGTTTCCCAAAGTCAAGAGTTTGGAGAAGCTAGTGACCTTCACAGCATGGTAGAAAGGTGGCAGGTCAACCCCAGTGCGGGAAAGTCAAGGCGGAACCGTTCCCAGAAAGGAGATCTTGGCACCATCACAGACATTAACCATAAGCAAAACACAAACGCCGAGAGGGGTCACAAATGTAATGATTGTGGTAAATTTTTCCTTCAAGCTTCAAACTTCATTCAACATCGGCGAAtccacactggagaaaaaccatTTAAGTGTGGTGAGTGCGGGAAAAGCTATAATCAGCGTGTGCACCTTACTCAGCATCAGCGAGTCCACACTGGCGAGAAACCCTATAAGTGCCAGGTGTGTGGAAAAGCCTTCCGTGTGAGCTCCCACCTTGTCCAGCATCACAGCGTGCACAGCGGGGAGAAACCCTATGGATGTACCGAGTGTGGGAAAAACTTCGGTCGGCACTCCCACCTGATCGAGCACCTGAAGCGCCACTTCAGAGAGAAATCCCAAAGAT GCAGTGACAAAAGAAGTAAGAATACAAAGTTGAATGTTAAGAAAACTTCAGAATTCTCAGAAGCAGACATGGAACTATCTGGAAGAATCAAAAAAAGTGTTTCTCAAGTTCAAGATTTTGGAGAAGACAAGTTGGATAGAAAGCAGGGAATTCCCATGAAAGAGATACTAGGCCAACCATCTTCAAAGAGGATAAATTTCAATGAAGTCACATATGTCCACAAAAAATCCTCCACAGGAGAGAGACCACATAAGTGTAATGAATGTGGAAAAAGTTTTATTCAGAGCGCCCATCTTATTCAACATCAGCGAATACACACTGGGGAGAAACCATTTAGTTGTGATGAGTGTGGGAAAAGCTATAATCAACGTGTGCACTTAACTCAACATCAGCGAGTCCACACTGGTGAAAAACCCTATACCTGTCATTTATGTGGGAAAGCGTTTAGAGTGAGGTCCCATCTTGTTCAGCATCAGAGTGTGCACAGTGGGGAGAGACCCTTTAAGTGTAATGAGTGTGGGAAAGGCTTCGGGAGGCGTTCACACCTTGCTGGGCATCTCAGACTTCACTCTAGAGAGAAATCCCATCAGTGTCATGAATGTGGAGAAATCTTTTTTCAGTACGTTAGCCTCATTGAACATCAGGTGCTTCACGTGggccagaaaaatgaaaaaaatggcatttgTGAGGAAGCATATAGTTGGAATTTAACAGTGATTGAAGATAAGAAGATTGAGTTACAAGAGCAGCCTTACAAGTGTGATATATGTAGCAAAGTCTTTAGTTACAGTTCTGACCTTATTCAGCATTACAGAACTCATACTTCAGAGAAAACCTGTAAATGTGATATATGTAGAGAAAACGGCCAATGTTCCCACATAAAACAACGTCAAAAAACCTATTCCAACATGAAATCCCATCAATGTAGTGAATGTGGCAGAGGCTTCACTCTGAAGTCACATCTTAACCagcatcagagaattcacactggtgagaaaccCTTTCAATGCAAAGAATGTGGAATACGTTTCAGCTGGAGTTGTAGCCTCTTCAAACATATGAGAAGTCATGAGAGGACAGATTCCTTAAATACCTTAAGTGTATAG
- the ZKSCAN5 gene encoding zinc finger protein with KRAB and SCAN domains 5 isoform X2, translating into MIMTESGEVIDLDPPAETSQEQEDLLIVKVEEEDCTWMQEYNPSMFESFYQRFKHFQYHEASGPREALSQLRVLCCEWLRPELHTKEQILELLVLEQFLTILPEELQTWVREHHPENGEEAVAVVENMQRELEEHRQQIVACPEGLSQKMVQPGAMQESFSHQLLSLDPQPEQEPQKPHLEENDYESRSNNMELIVKQISDEAKSHWMTSGCTERNVSQSQEFGEASDLHSMVERWQVNPSAGKSRRNRSQKGDLGTITDINHKQNTNAERGHKCNDCGKFFLQASNFIQHRRIHTGEKPFKCGECGKSYNQRVHLTQHQRVHTGEKPYKCQVCGKAFRVSSHLVQHHSVHSGEKPYGCTECGKNFGRHSHLIEHLKRHFREKSQRCSDKRSKNTKLNVKKTSEFSEADMELSGRIKKSVSQVQDFGEDKLDRKQGIPMKEILGQPSSKRINFNEVTYVHKKSSTGERPHKCNECGKSFIQSAHLIQHQRIHTGEKPFSCDECGKSYNQRVHLTQHQRVHTGEKPYTCHLCGKAFRVRSHLVQHQSVHSGERPFKCNECGKGFGRRSHLAGHLRLHSREKSHQCHECGEIFFQYVSLIEHQVLHVGQKNEKNGICEEAYSWNLTVIEDKKIELQEQPYKCDICSKVFSYSSDLIQHYRTHTSEKTCKCDICRENGQCSHIKQRQKTYSNMKSHQCSECGRGFTLKSHLNQHQRIHTGEKPFQCKECGIRFSWSCSLFKHMRSHERTDSLNTLSV; encoded by the exons ATGATAATGACAGAATCAGGGGAAGTTATAGACTTGGACCCTCCAGCTGAGACTTCACAAGAGCAAGAAGACCTTCTAATAGTGAAAGTGGAAGAAGAAGACTGCACCTGGATGCAGGAGTACAATCCGTCAATGTTTGAGTCTTTTTACCAGCGCTTCAAGCACTTCCAGTACCATGAGGCATCAGGACCCCGGGAGGCACTCAGCCAGCTCAGGGTGCTCTGCTGTGAGTGGCTGAGGCCTGAGCTGCACACCAAAGAGCAGATCCTAGAGCTGCTGGTTTTGGAGCAGTTTCTGACCATCCTTCCTGAAGAGCTCCAGACCTGGGTGAGAGAACATCACCCGGAAAAtggagaagaggctgtggctgtgGTAGAAAATATGCAGAGAGAACTAGAGGAACACAGACAACAG ATTGTGGCATGCCCTGAAGGCCTTTCTCAGAAGATGGTGCAGCCAGGAGCTATGCAGGAGTCCTTCAGTCACCAGCTCCTGTCTCTGGACCCTCAGCCTGAACAAGAGCCACAGAAGCCTCATCTGGAGGAAAATG ATTATGAGTCCAGGAGTAACAATATGGAACTTATAGTAAAGCAGATTTCTGATGAAGCCAAATCACACTGGATGACATCAGGATGCACTGAAAGAAATGTTTCCCAAAGTCAAGAGTTTGGAGAAGCTAGTGACCTTCACAGCATGGTAGAAAGGTGGCAGGTCAACCCCAGTGCGGGAAAGTCAAGGCGGAACCGTTCCCAGAAAGGAGATCTTGGCACCATCACAGACATTAACCATAAGCAAAACACAAACGCCGAGAGGGGTCACAAATGTAATGATTGTGGTAAATTTTTCCTTCAAGCTTCAAACTTCATTCAACATCGGCGAAtccacactggagaaaaaccatTTAAGTGTGGTGAGTGCGGGAAAAGCTATAATCAGCGTGTGCACCTTACTCAGCATCAGCGAGTCCACACTGGCGAGAAACCCTATAAGTGCCAGGTGTGTGGAAAAGCCTTCCGTGTGAGCTCCCACCTTGTCCAGCATCACAGCGTGCACAGCGGGGAGAAACCCTATGGATGTACCGAGTGTGGGAAAAACTTCGGTCGGCACTCCCACCTGATCGAGCACCTGAAGCGCCACTTCAGAGAGAAATCCCAAAGAT GCAGTGACAAAAGAAGTAAGAATACAAAGTTGAATGTTAAGAAAACTTCAGAATTCTCAGAAGCAGACATGGAACTATCTGGAAGAATCAAAAAAAGTGTTTCTCAAGTTCAAGATTTTGGAGAAGACAAGTTGGATAGAAAGCAGGGAATTCCCATGAAAGAGATACTAGGCCAACCATCTTCAAAGAGGATAAATTTCAATGAAGTCACATATGTCCACAAAAAATCCTCCACAGGAGAGAGACCACATAAGTGTAATGAATGTGGAAAAAGTTTTATTCAGAGCGCCCATCTTATTCAACATCAGCGAATACACACTGGGGAGAAACCATTTAGTTGTGATGAGTGTGGGAAAAGCTATAATCAACGTGTGCACTTAACTCAACATCAGCGAGTCCACACTGGTGAAAAACCCTATACCTGTCATTTATGTGGGAAAGCGTTTAGAGTGAGGTCCCATCTTGTTCAGCATCAGAGTGTGCACAGTGGGGAGAGACCCTTTAAGTGTAATGAGTGTGGGAAAGGCTTCGGGAGGCGTTCACACCTTGCTGGGCATCTCAGACTTCACTCTAGAGAGAAATCCCATCAGTGTCATGAATGTGGAGAAATCTTTTTTCAGTACGTTAGCCTCATTGAACATCAGGTGCTTCACGTGggccagaaaaatgaaaaaaatggcatttgTGAGGAAGCATATAGTTGGAATTTAACAGTGATTGAAGATAAGAAGATTGAGTTACAAGAGCAGCCTTACAAGTGTGATATATGTAGCAAAGTCTTTAGTTACAGTTCTGACCTTATTCAGCATTACAGAACTCATACTTCAGAGAAAACCTGTAAATGTGATATATGTAGAGAAAACGGCCAATGTTCCCACATAAAACAACGTCAAAAAACCTATTCCAACATGAAATCCCATCAATGTAGTGAATGTGGCAGAGGCTTCACTCTGAAGTCACATCTTAACCagcatcagagaattcacactggtgagaaaccCTTTCAATGCAAAGAATGTGGAATACGTTTCAGCTGGAGTTGTAGCCTCTTCAAACATATGAGAAGTCATGAGAGGACAGATTCCTTAAATACCTTAAGTGTATAG
- the ZKSCAN5 gene encoding zinc finger protein with KRAB and SCAN domains 5 isoform X3, which produces MVQPGAMQESFSHQLLSLDPQPEQEPQKPHLEENALSALQVSSLPLKDSQELTASLVSAGSQKLVKIEDVADVAVSFILEEWGHLDQSQKSLYRDGRKENYESITSMDYESRSNNMELIVKQISDEAKSHWMTSGCTERNVSQSQEFGEASDLHSMVERWQVNPSAGKSRRNRSQKGDLGTITDINHKQNTNAERGHKCNDCGKFFLQASNFIQHRRIHTGEKPFKCGECGKSYNQRVHLTQHQRVHTGEKPYKCQVCGKAFRVSSHLVQHHSVHSGEKPYGCTECGKNFGRHSHLIEHLKRHFREKSQRCSDKRSKNTKLNVKKTSEFSEADMELSGRIKKSVSQVQDFGEDKLDRKQGIPMKEILGQPSSKRINFNEVTYVHKKSSTGERPHKCNECGKSFIQSAHLIQHQRIHTGEKPFSCDECGKSYNQRVHLTQHQRVHTGEKPYTCHLCGKAFRVRSHLVQHQSVHSGERPFKCNECGKGFGRRSHLAGHLRLHSREKSHQCHECGEIFFQYVSLIEHQVLHVGQKNEKNGICEEAYSWNLTVIEDKKIELQEQPYKCDICSKVFSYSSDLIQHYRTHTSEKTCKCDICRENGQCSHIKQRQKTYSNMKSHQCSECGRGFTLKSHLNQHQRIHTGEKPFQCKECGIRFSWSCSLFKHMRSHERTDSLNTLSV; this is translated from the exons ATGGTGCAGCCAGGAGCTATGCAGGAGTCCTTCAGTCACCAGCTCCTGTCTCTGGACCCTCAGCCTGAACAAGAGCCACAGAAGCCTCATCTGGAGGAAAATG CCCTTTCTGCTCTCCaagtttcttcccttcccctgaagGACAGCCAGGAGCTGACAGCCTCACTTGTCTCAGCTGGGTCCCAG AAGTTGGTGAAAATTGAAGATGTGGCTGATGTGGCTGTTTCCTTCATCCTGGAGGAATGGGGACATTTGGACCAGTCCCAGAAATCTCTCTATAGGGATGGCAGGAAGGAGAATTATGAGAGTATTACCTCCATGG ATTATGAGTCCAGGAGTAACAATATGGAACTTATAGTAAAGCAGATTTCTGATGAAGCCAAATCACACTGGATGACATCAGGATGCACTGAAAGAAATGTTTCCCAAAGTCAAGAGTTTGGAGAAGCTAGTGACCTTCACAGCATGGTAGAAAGGTGGCAGGTCAACCCCAGTGCGGGAAAGTCAAGGCGGAACCGTTCCCAGAAAGGAGATCTTGGCACCATCACAGACATTAACCATAAGCAAAACACAAACGCCGAGAGGGGTCACAAATGTAATGATTGTGGTAAATTTTTCCTTCAAGCTTCAAACTTCATTCAACATCGGCGAAtccacactggagaaaaaccatTTAAGTGTGGTGAGTGCGGGAAAAGCTATAATCAGCGTGTGCACCTTACTCAGCATCAGCGAGTCCACACTGGCGAGAAACCCTATAAGTGCCAGGTGTGTGGAAAAGCCTTCCGTGTGAGCTCCCACCTTGTCCAGCATCACAGCGTGCACAGCGGGGAGAAACCCTATGGATGTACCGAGTGTGGGAAAAACTTCGGTCGGCACTCCCACCTGATCGAGCACCTGAAGCGCCACTTCAGAGAGAAATCCCAAAGAT GCAGTGACAAAAGAAGTAAGAATACAAAGTTGAATGTTAAGAAAACTTCAGAATTCTCAGAAGCAGACATGGAACTATCTGGAAGAATCAAAAAAAGTGTTTCTCAAGTTCAAGATTTTGGAGAAGACAAGTTGGATAGAAAGCAGGGAATTCCCATGAAAGAGATACTAGGCCAACCATCTTCAAAGAGGATAAATTTCAATGAAGTCACATATGTCCACAAAAAATCCTCCACAGGAGAGAGACCACATAAGTGTAATGAATGTGGAAAAAGTTTTATTCAGAGCGCCCATCTTATTCAACATCAGCGAATACACACTGGGGAGAAACCATTTAGTTGTGATGAGTGTGGGAAAAGCTATAATCAACGTGTGCACTTAACTCAACATCAGCGAGTCCACACTGGTGAAAAACCCTATACCTGTCATTTATGTGGGAAAGCGTTTAGAGTGAGGTCCCATCTTGTTCAGCATCAGAGTGTGCACAGTGGGGAGAGACCCTTTAAGTGTAATGAGTGTGGGAAAGGCTTCGGGAGGCGTTCACACCTTGCTGGGCATCTCAGACTTCACTCTAGAGAGAAATCCCATCAGTGTCATGAATGTGGAGAAATCTTTTTTCAGTACGTTAGCCTCATTGAACATCAGGTGCTTCACGTGggccagaaaaatgaaaaaaatggcatttgTGAGGAAGCATATAGTTGGAATTTAACAGTGATTGAAGATAAGAAGATTGAGTTACAAGAGCAGCCTTACAAGTGTGATATATGTAGCAAAGTCTTTAGTTACAGTTCTGACCTTATTCAGCATTACAGAACTCATACTTCAGAGAAAACCTGTAAATGTGATATATGTAGAGAAAACGGCCAATGTTCCCACATAAAACAACGTCAAAAAACCTATTCCAACATGAAATCCCATCAATGTAGTGAATGTGGCAGAGGCTTCACTCTGAAGTCACATCTTAACCagcatcagagaattcacactggtgagaaaccCTTTCAATGCAAAGAATGTGGAATACGTTTCAGCTGGAGTTGTAGCCTCTTCAAACATATGAGAAGTCATGAGAGGACAGATTCCTTAAATACCTTAAGTGTATAG
- the ZKSCAN5 gene encoding zinc finger protein with KRAB and SCAN domains 5 isoform X4, with translation MELIVKQISDEAKSHWMTSGCTERNVSQSQEFGEASDLHSMVERWQVNPSAGKSRRNRSQKGDLGTITDINHKQNTNAERGHKCNDCGKFFLQASNFIQHRRIHTGEKPFKCGECGKSYNQRVHLTQHQRVHTGEKPYKCQVCGKAFRVSSHLVQHHSVHSGEKPYGCTECGKNFGRHSHLIEHLKRHFREKSQRCSDKRSKNTKLNVKKTSEFSEADMELSGRIKKSVSQVQDFGEDKLDRKQGIPMKEILGQPSSKRINFNEVTYVHKKSSTGERPHKCNECGKSFIQSAHLIQHQRIHTGEKPFSCDECGKSYNQRVHLTQHQRVHTGEKPYTCHLCGKAFRVRSHLVQHQSVHSGERPFKCNECGKGFGRRSHLAGHLRLHSREKSHQCHECGEIFFQYVSLIEHQVLHVGQKNEKNGICEEAYSWNLTVIEDKKIELQEQPYKCDICSKVFSYSSDLIQHYRTHTSEKTCKCDICRENGQCSHIKQRQKTYSNMKSHQCSECGRGFTLKSHLNQHQRIHTGEKPFQCKECGIRFSWSCSLFKHMRSHERTDSLNTLSV, from the exons ATGGAACTTATAGTAAAGCAGATTTCTGATGAAGCCAAATCACACTGGATGACATCAGGATGCACTGAAAGAAATGTTTCCCAAAGTCAAGAGTTTGGAGAAGCTAGTGACCTTCACAGCATGGTAGAAAGGTGGCAGGTCAACCCCAGTGCGGGAAAGTCAAGGCGGAACCGTTCCCAGAAAGGAGATCTTGGCACCATCACAGACATTAACCATAAGCAAAACACAAACGCCGAGAGGGGTCACAAATGTAATGATTGTGGTAAATTTTTCCTTCAAGCTTCAAACTTCATTCAACATCGGCGAAtccacactggagaaaaaccatTTAAGTGTGGTGAGTGCGGGAAAAGCTATAATCAGCGTGTGCACCTTACTCAGCATCAGCGAGTCCACACTGGCGAGAAACCCTATAAGTGCCAGGTGTGTGGAAAAGCCTTCCGTGTGAGCTCCCACCTTGTCCAGCATCACAGCGTGCACAGCGGGGAGAAACCCTATGGATGTACCGAGTGTGGGAAAAACTTCGGTCGGCACTCCCACCTGATCGAGCACCTGAAGCGCCACTTCAGAGAGAAATCCCAAAGAT GCAGTGACAAAAGAAGTAAGAATACAAAGTTGAATGTTAAGAAAACTTCAGAATTCTCAGAAGCAGACATGGAACTATCTGGAAGAATCAAAAAAAGTGTTTCTCAAGTTCAAGATTTTGGAGAAGACAAGTTGGATAGAAAGCAGGGAATTCCCATGAAAGAGATACTAGGCCAACCATCTTCAAAGAGGATAAATTTCAATGAAGTCACATATGTCCACAAAAAATCCTCCACAGGAGAGAGACCACATAAGTGTAATGAATGTGGAAAAAGTTTTATTCAGAGCGCCCATCTTATTCAACATCAGCGAATACACACTGGGGAGAAACCATTTAGTTGTGATGAGTGTGGGAAAAGCTATAATCAACGTGTGCACTTAACTCAACATCAGCGAGTCCACACTGGTGAAAAACCCTATACCTGTCATTTATGTGGGAAAGCGTTTAGAGTGAGGTCCCATCTTGTTCAGCATCAGAGTGTGCACAGTGGGGAGAGACCCTTTAAGTGTAATGAGTGTGGGAAAGGCTTCGGGAGGCGTTCACACCTTGCTGGGCATCTCAGACTTCACTCTAGAGAGAAATCCCATCAGTGTCATGAATGTGGAGAAATCTTTTTTCAGTACGTTAGCCTCATTGAACATCAGGTGCTTCACGTGggccagaaaaatgaaaaaaatggcatttgTGAGGAAGCATATAGTTGGAATTTAACAGTGATTGAAGATAAGAAGATTGAGTTACAAGAGCAGCCTTACAAGTGTGATATATGTAGCAAAGTCTTTAGTTACAGTTCTGACCTTATTCAGCATTACAGAACTCATACTTCAGAGAAAACCTGTAAATGTGATATATGTAGAGAAAACGGCCAATGTTCCCACATAAAACAACGTCAAAAAACCTATTCCAACATGAAATCCCATCAATGTAGTGAATGTGGCAGAGGCTTCACTCTGAAGTCACATCTTAACCagcatcagagaattcacactggtgagaaaccCTTTCAATGCAAAGAATGTGGAATACGTTTCAGCTGGAGTTGTAGCCTCTTCAAACATATGAGAAGTCATGAGAGGACAGATTCCTTAAATACCTTAAGTGTATAG